The sequence below is a genomic window from Desulfobulbus oligotrophicus.
CACTGCCGCCAGTCAGTATGCCTGGGTGCCTCTCAACCAGCTCCACCAGTACCCTTTCCCTGCAGGACACCGGCAGTTAGTACATATTCTCTGCTCTTAATGACCCGGGGATCTTTGTCAACGTCTCTGTTCTCTCCGATGCAACATGCGCTTTTCCAGGATATTGAAAAATCCGAATTATCGGAATACGTTTGTCGGTCTGTCCGGATAATGCTAAGATAAAGAAGGCCGTTTAAACAACACTCACATCATTTCATGCCGCATGTCTGACCAACCAGCCCCCATCGTCAACGCTACAGCCGAAATCCAGCGTCTCAGCACCAACTGGCAGACACTCCTTGACGTCATGCCGGAAATGGTCTTCCTGCTTCAAGAAGACTATCGCATTGAATATATGAACAGAAGTGCCAAAGCATGTTTCGGTGCCCCCTGTTCAAGGCCGGTGGCCGAAAGTTTACGGATTATCGGTGCTAGCTGTCATGAGAGACTGTTACGCTCCCCTGATTTTTTCGTTGATGATAAAGTAATAGAAGCCATGGTCGACAACACGCCCGTGGAATACTCGTCAATGTCTTTTATCGGCTACACCGGGGAAAAGCTGCTGATGTTGATCATGCGGAACATCACGCAGCGCAAAAACTTCGAGCAGGAACTCCTGCAGTTCAACACCAGCATTGAAACCATTCTTGAACAGAAGATTGGTGAACTGCAGGCAAGTGAAGAGATGCGCCACCGCCTCTCCCGACAGGTCAACAGCTTAAAAAACCAGTTAGGCCACTATCATAAGGCAGACAAGATGGTGGGGCGCAGCCGCAAAATGCGAGAACTGCGAGAGATGATTCACCAGGTTTCCGAATCAGATGCCACCATTCTCATCACCGGTGAATCCGGAACCGGCAAAGAACTGGTGGCCAACCTCGTTAAAGCCACCAGTTCACGAGATGACAAACCCTTCTTAAAGATCAACTGCAATGCCATCAACGACTCCCTTCTTGAAGCTGATCTGTTCGGTTATGAAAAGGGGGCGTTTACCGGTGCGGTACAGCGCAAAATCGGTAAATTCGAGGTTGTGAACG
It includes:
- a CDS encoding sigma-54 interaction domain-containing protein, which codes for MSDQPAPIVNATAEIQRLSTNWQTLLDVMPEMVFLLQEDYRIEYMNRSAKACFGAPCSRPVAESLRIIGASCHERLLRSPDFFVDDKVIEAMVDNTPVEYSSMSFIGYTGEKLLMLIMRNITQRKNFEQELLQFNTSIETILEQKIGELQASEEMRHRLSRQVNSLKNQLGHYHKADKMVGRSRKMRELREMIHQVSESDATILITGESGTGKELVANLVKATSSRDDKPFLKINCNAINDSLLEADLFGYEKGAFTGAVQRKIGKFEVVNGGTIFLDEIGDISPRMQVALLRVLQNGEIIRVGGTEPVKVDVRVIAATNVDLAQAVKEKKFRLDLYYRLNIINIAIPSLRERKEDIVELVSHFVNHYREAFKKEIDFVPKSAINRLLTHSWPGNVRELENLIQRAVLVAKDKVITEADLIFDDDPTAEQAEGAVLNIDQKLGAQPLKDILAEFEALIIEQALSKYTGNVATVADQLQIGKTSLYDKMKQYGLSAKSIKKSRKAR